The sequence CTATGGCAAATGTTACAGCTTCCTAGCTAACTACATTGTTCAACCACTCTTCAACTTTTTCTTGATTTCCCTGTGGGTCTTTTTGCCAGTCCTTCCACCACCTCAAGTTTGCTATCTCATCTTTGTACCGTGAACCAAGCTTCGCCTTCCATGCCATGAAGGAGTCCCTGTTGTACTTCTGCACTTCCCTTGTGACAGTCGGATAGTCTACCAGCTTTCGTAACTTGTCATCCAGTTGTGATGCAAGATCTTGTCTCTCTTCAGCAAGATTATGGAGCTCATCTGGATCCTTGTCCAAATCTGtatcaacagaaaaaaatgataaaaatcagGTGCTATAGAAGTCTATGATGATGTTGACTCTGAAACAGTGCAATTCAAATACCAGCAACTGGCCTGTCTAACTGGTCTGGACCTTTTTGCCTAGTGGTTATGGTGCTGGGTTAGTACATGTAAGCTTTCAGGCCTAGGTTCCAATCCCAGGAGCCAGCAGACTGTTTCTACTTGCTCCTACTGTTCCAGCTGTAATAAAAAATGTTGTGGTGCCATATGGTCATAAGGAGTAATGAAACTGTAAGTTACACGCATTTACTCACCAAATAACTGTGAAGACACTTGATTTGGTCCATCACCAAATGCTACGTACTTCAGACTGCCTGTCCTGAGCATGTACGTGGACATGTTAACATTACAGCCATGATACTGGCTCAGTACCCAGTCAGGTCGGTCCACTCTGTCAGAGCTGTTCCTCAGGAGGGGCAACAGACTTGTACCGTTCAGTCCAGGAGGCTGTGAGGCATTGGCTATATCTGGAAACATACAACAGCGCAAATCAatcatagcctggtatccatcctattctagctacAGTCTGCTTGAGCTGCTAGCAGACTGGCATGTTTGGCCTTTTTATCATTAATAATTTCAGGCATGAAATGTTTCTCAGTATAACAGATTGAACCCCATAACTGCTGTCTCAGAAAACTATGCAACTCTTAGCCAACCATAGCTCTCAGATTCTGTAGATCACATAACCTACAGTAACATTGCCCCACAATTTGTACAGAAGCCAAATAGTTGTTTTTCTGACTATAGGCAATACATTATTAGTTGCCTTTCAGTTGGGAAGTCACATACCCATGAATGTTGGAAACACATCAACAAGAGATGTCAGGTCATCCACAGCCTTCCCAGCAGGCACCTCTGGACCGGTGAGGACCATGGGGATGTGAGCGCTGGCCTCGTACATGGACATCTTATAGAACTGGCGATGCTCCATGGCAAGTTCCCCGTGGTCGGACGTGAAGAACACATAGGTAGAGTCGGCCTGGCCGGATGCTTTCAGTGCATCCAGGACTTGCCCTACAATTGGAAAAAGATACTGAATTGCTTAAAATGTTCTTCAAATCTAAGTGGGGGAAAAGGAGACAAACGACATGTATTACTGCTAGATACCTAGAATGgaccgctcttcatcttcatgatggtaaaaTCAGGCCCAatgaacttgattttttttttaaattctgaaaCATTGCCTTTAGAATGTGTATGGgagctgaatgtgtagtctgtagaaTACTAAAGAGtggttctctccttggtgctgaatgtgtagtctacAGAACACTATCAAGAATggctctctccttggtgctgaatgtgcaGTCTGTAAAACACTTAAGAATGGTGCTCTCCTTGGTTCAAATGTGTAGTCTGGAGTAACAATTTACAAGGAAATTAAGAGAGAGAAGAAGTTAGCAATCAAAATGTAATTCACGTACCAAGCATTGCATCAGTTTCAGCACACATCCCATAATAGTACTCCCGGATCTTCATAATTTCATCCCTTGTGAAATCACTGGTGCAGTTCTTTGTTGCTGAGGAATAGTAGTCCACCGGGTGCATCCGTGAAAATGGCAGCCATTTCGGAATGGTGACCTTTGAACTGTTGACCTTCTTTAGCCAATAAGGCGAAGTCATGAAGGTTGAGCCGCCAAAGTTTTTTCCCATGGAAGGGGTTGGGTAAGGGTGGGGGAGGTTGAGACCCAGGTACAACAGCCAGGGTTTCTGCTGTTTGGGAGCTTCATGGAGGAGCCAGTGAGATGCCAAGTCTGTGCTAGCCCAATCCTTTAGCTGGATTCTATCTGTTGATGAACTTCCTATGACAAGAGAAAAATAAGGTTGACTAGTTgagagaaaaagacaaaaatgattTGTCAGTTAGTATTATGATAAGTACACCATCCATTTATCATTGTCTGTTGTACTACTATGTTTTACAGAACCACGAACCACAATTGGGTCCCCttagaaataaatgaattgacAGTATGAGGAGAACTCAATGCAAATCCCACaatagaaaaagagagagaactTACCAACAAGCACAGGTGTAGGCCTGCCCTCTTGTGCTAGGGTAAAGTTCACATTTCTTGTCCACGCTTCAACTCGATTGCTGAAGAACACAAGAACAGAGGTACTATACTTTTCATTCCAAAAAATACTGTctttgtttgcagttttcattgGCCTAAAATTGTTTACTTCAAATATATTGTAATAATTCCACATTAACAATGAAAGTTTGATGAAACGAGTCTTACCTTTCTGAATGGTCTCCTGATACATAGTCAGTCTTGCCATATACCTGAGTGTGGTATCCCTGCTGTTCCAGTCTAACCTGCCAGGTGGGGTAGTTTTTGGGTAGCCCCTTGTAGTTGTTCCATGACTGCGTCACGTGGGTATGAAGACCACTCCACAATGCTATTAACGATACAGGCATAATTTTAAGGATTTCTTAtatggcaacatttttgaaaccCTACTGATAAGAAATTTGGTGCCGAAAAAGTTGAGGCATTGCCaaataaaacataaagaatTTTCCTTACCAGATCTGGAGGGACAGCATATAGGTGAGTTAGTGTAGGTACTCCTGAAGTTGACACCATTCTGAACCATGTAGTTCAGGTTAGGTAAGTCCACTACACTGTCCTGACCACGTCCTATCAACCTGCCATCCTATTACAAAAccacatggaaaaatgttgctaaCTTGTAAATGAAAAATGGTATCTAAGACATTAAAGTGTTAAATCAACATTCAACACAAAATAGTCACTCCATACCAAACCTACCTTTGTGAGCTCATTATGATAAATTTCACAACTTACAGATAGTAATAAATACATTTGATGTtataagtacatttttgtacagaatTGCCTGTAACAGTGTAactgtggtacatgtactattaagacaattaacaagaaaaaacattatGCAAGCTACTAATTACGAC comes from Branchiostoma floridae strain S238N-H82 chromosome 2, Bfl_VNyyK, whole genome shotgun sequence and encodes:
- the LOC118409253 gene encoding arylsulfatase K-like — encoded protein: MRMKLDCSAGFLLFWWFTSAVGGTRDDRKNIVFVICDSMDGRLIGRGQDSVVDLPNLNYMVQNGVNFRSTYTNSPICCPSRSALWSGLHTHVTQSWNNYKGLPKNYPTWQVRLEQQGYHTQVYGKTDYVSGDHSESNRVEAWTRNVNFTLAQEGRPTPVLVGSSSTDRIQLKDWASTDLASHWLLHEAPKQQKPWLLYLGLNLPHPYPTPSMGKNFGGSTFMTSPYWLKKVNSSKVTIPKWLPFSRMHPVDYYSSATKNCTSDFTRDEIMKIREYYYGMCAETDAMLGQVLDALKASGQADSTYVFFTSDHGELAMEHRQFYKMSMYEASAHIPMVLTGPEVPAGKAVDDLTSLVDVFPTFMDIANASQPPGLNGTSLLPLLRNSSDRVDRPDWVLSQYHGCNVNMSTYMLRTGSLKYVAFGDGPNQVSSQLFDLDKDPDELHNLAEERQDLASQLDDKLRKLVDYPTVTREVQKYNRDSFMAWKAKLGSRYKDEIANLRWWKDWQKDPQGNQEKVEEWLNNVVS